One Amaranthus tricolor cultivar Red isolate AtriRed21 chromosome 10, ASM2621246v1, whole genome shotgun sequence genomic window carries:
- the LOC130825794 gene encoding pathogenesis-related thaumatin-like protein 3.5, with product METKPTTSLFLCCVFIFLLISQEGWRKAEAERVFTITNHCQETIWPAVTPGASFGGGGFVLKPGQSMVFNAPIGWSGRIWGRTGCNFDRTGNGKCLTGACGTSLQCSGGGETPASLAEFTLAKLDFYDVSLVDGFNLPITIKPLNGQGNCSVAGCDQDLRKNCPKELAVKTASHGGKTVACRSACDVFNTDEYCCRGQYGNPSLCHPTYYSKLFKQACPTSYSYAYDDPTSIFTCTAADYVITFCSSRSQTVCTYHHNKLICSGSTGLKLMLKTWWSVTFALVSLLTLSNYM from the exons AAGGATGGAGAAAAGCTGAAGCAGAAAGAGTATTCACGATCACAAACCACTGCCAAGAGACAATATGGCCAGCTGTTACTCCCGGAGCGAGCTTTGGGGGAGGAGGCTTCGTCTTAAAGCCGGGTCAGTCTATGGTATTCAACGCACCGATAGGATGGTCTGGTCGCATATGGGGTCGAACAGGATGTAATTTTGACCGAACTGGAAACGGCAAGTGCCTCACTGGGGCATGTGGCACATCCCTCCAATGCTCAGGCGGTGGTGAGACCCCTGCATCCTTAGCAGAGTTCACCCTCGCAAAACTCGACTTCTACGATGTAAGCCTTGTAGACGGCTTCAACCTTCCTATAACAATAAAGCCATTGAACGGCCAAGGAAATTGTTCGGTTGCTGGGTGCGACCAGGACCTTAGAAAGAACTGCCCGAAAGAGCTGGCAGTTAAAACTGCTAGCCACGGAGGAAAAACAGTTGCATGCAGAAGTGCATGCGACGTTTTTAATACAGACGAGTATTGTTGTAGGGGACAATATGGGAATCCTTCGTTATGTCATCCCACCTATTATTCCAAGTTATTTAAGCAAGCCTGCCCTACTTCTTATAGTTATGCTTATGATGATCCTACCAGTATCTTCACTTGTACCGCTGCTGATTATGTCATCACATTCTGCTCTTCCAG GTCTCAAACAGTGTGCACATATCATCACAACAAATTAATATGCAGCGGATCCACGGGGTTGAAATTAATGCTCAAAACATGGTGGTCTGTCACATTCGCATTAGTATCGCTATTAACTTTGAGTAATTACATGTAA